A window from Brucella sp. BE17 encodes these proteins:
- the ftsW gene encoding putative lipid II flippase FtsW: MVSRVDRGAVANWWWTIDRFFLAACLALMGLGILLSFAASPAVAQRIGLDGFHFVERQIFFMVPAIAVMIGVSFLSQRQVRRFALILLGISLVLMVAALFFGIEVKGARRWVSILGISIQPSEFMKPAFVVVCAWLFSERERGGEMPGYFLAMLLFCVTVGLLVLQPDLGQTMLTTGTWGAMFFLAGLPLFWILMLGGLAVFGAFGAYLMFDHVAGRINRFMTGEGDTFQVDAGREAILRGGWFGQGPGEGTVKRIIPDSHTDFIFSVAAEEYGIILCLLIMLLFAFIVVRGLSIALRERDAFTRLAVSGIVILFGFQSIINMAVNLHLMPAKGMTLPFISYGGSSLVAIAITMGMLLALTRRRPEARMSQTLGIGERFPAL, translated from the coding sequence ATGGTAAGTCGTGTTGACCGTGGTGCCGTTGCCAACTGGTGGTGGACAATCGACCGTTTCTTTCTGGCTGCATGTCTTGCCCTGATGGGGCTTGGCATTCTGCTCTCCTTTGCCGCAAGTCCTGCCGTGGCGCAGCGTATCGGGCTTGATGGCTTTCATTTCGTGGAGCGGCAGATTTTCTTCATGGTGCCGGCAATCGCCGTCATGATCGGCGTTTCGTTCCTGTCACAGCGACAGGTGCGGCGCTTCGCATTGATTTTGCTTGGCATTTCGCTTGTTCTTATGGTCGCAGCGCTGTTTTTTGGTATCGAGGTCAAGGGTGCGCGGCGCTGGGTTTCGATCTTGGGCATTTCCATTCAGCCGTCCGAATTCATGAAGCCTGCTTTCGTGGTCGTCTGCGCATGGCTTTTTTCCGAGCGTGAGCGCGGCGGCGAAATGCCGGGCTATTTCCTCGCCATGTTGCTGTTTTGCGTGACGGTTGGGCTTCTTGTGCTCCAGCCTGATCTTGGGCAGACCATGCTTACCACCGGTACATGGGGTGCAATGTTCTTTCTTGCGGGGCTACCGCTGTTCTGGATATTGATGCTAGGCGGACTTGCGGTATTTGGTGCCTTTGGTGCCTATTTGATGTTCGATCACGTGGCAGGCCGTATCAACCGCTTCATGACGGGCGAGGGCGACACGTTTCAGGTCGATGCTGGACGCGAGGCGATCCTGCGTGGCGGCTGGTTCGGGCAGGGGCCGGGCGAAGGCACGGTTAAACGTATCATTCCCGACAGCCATACCGACTTTATCTTTTCAGTGGCAGCGGAAGAATATGGCATTATCCTTTGCCTTCTCATCATGCTGCTGTTTGCTTTCATCGTGGTACGTGGGCTTTCGATTGCATTGCGCGAGCGCGACGCCTTCACGCGACTTGCGGTGTCGGGCATTGTGATCCTGTTCGGGTTCCAGTCGATTATCAATATGGCAGTGAACCTCCACCTGATGCCCGCCAAAGGCATGACCTTGCCGTTCATTTCCTATGGCGGTTCGTCGCTGGTGGCGATTGCCATTACCATGGGCATGCTTTTGGCTCTGACGCGCCGCAGGCCCGAAGCACGCATGTCGCAGACGCTTGGTATCGGCGAACGCTTTCCGGCTTTGTGA
- the murD gene encoding UDP-N-acetylmuramoyl-L-alanine--D-glutamate ligase, translated as MIPITALEHKTVALFGLGGSGIATAKAIVAGGARIIAWDDNPDSVARAQSAGIATGDLKKADWSQFDAFVLSPGVPLTHPKPHWSVDLARAADVEIIGDVELFVRERNKVAPDCPFVAITGTNGKSTTTALIAHIIKASGRDMQLGGNIGTAILTLDPPARNRFYVIECSSYQVDLAPSLNPTAGILLNLTPDHLDRHGSMENYAAIKERLVAKSGTAIVGVDDLYCMAIAEKLAAQGVNVERISKEKHLENGYFAEGSNLFHAEDGAVSELATLEGIGSLRGAHNAQNALAAIVSCLAVGLSLEEIRAGLKSFPGLAHRMEQVGKRGKVLFVNDSKATNAEATAPALSSFAKNIYWIAGGVPKSGGIASLAGFFPRIAKAYLIGEAAAQFAAALGDGVAFEISDTLAIAVEHAARDAGNDAASEPVVLLSPACASFDQFQNFEKRGDAFRTAVLSLPGVVSIGGES; from the coding sequence ATGATCCCGATCACCGCTCTTGAACACAAGACTGTCGCGCTCTTCGGATTGGGTGGGTCGGGTATTGCCACGGCAAAAGCTATTGTCGCGGGCGGCGCAAGGATTATCGCCTGGGATGACAATCCCGACAGTGTTGCGCGTGCGCAGAGCGCTGGTATTGCCACTGGCGATCTCAAAAAGGCCGACTGGTCGCAGTTCGATGCCTTCGTGTTGTCGCCTGGCGTGCCTTTGACGCACCCGAAGCCCCACTGGAGCGTCGATCTTGCAAGGGCGGCAGATGTTGAAATCATCGGCGATGTGGAATTGTTCGTGCGGGAGCGCAACAAGGTTGCGCCCGATTGTCCGTTTGTGGCCATTACCGGCACCAATGGTAAATCCACCACCACGGCGCTGATTGCCCATATCATCAAGGCGTCAGGTCGCGATATGCAGCTTGGCGGCAATATCGGAACCGCCATACTGACACTCGATCCGCCCGCACGGAATCGTTTTTATGTGATCGAATGCTCGTCTTATCAGGTCGATCTGGCACCATCGCTCAATCCGACGGCAGGTATTCTTTTAAACCTGACGCCCGATCACCTCGACCGGCATGGTTCGATGGAAAACTATGCTGCGATCAAGGAGCGGCTGGTTGCGAAAAGCGGGACGGCTATTGTCGGCGTGGACGATCTTTATTGCATGGCGATTGCCGAAAAACTGGCGGCGCAGGGCGTGAATGTCGAGCGGATTTCCAAAGAAAAGCACCTTGAAAACGGTTATTTTGCCGAAGGTTCAAACCTGTTCCATGCTGAGGATGGTGCGGTTTCGGAGCTGGCAACGCTTGAAGGGATCGGTTCGCTGCGCGGTGCGCACAATGCGCAGAATGCGCTTGCCGCAATCGTTTCCTGTCTCGCGGTGGGCTTGAGCCTCGAAGAAATCCGTGCGGGGCTGAAAAGTTTTCCCGGTCTTGCGCATCGTATGGAGCAGGTGGGAAAACGCGGCAAGGTGCTGTTCGTCAATGATTCCAAGGCAACCAATGCCGAAGCTACGGCACCGGCTCTGTCGTCTTTTGCCAAAAATATTTACTGGATTGCCGGAGGGGTTCCGAAATCCGGCGGGATCGCTTCGCTTGCGGGCTTTTTCCCGCGCATTGCCAAAGCTTATCTCATCGGTGAAGCGGCGGCACAATTTGCGGCAGCCCTCGGTGATGGGGTCGCGTTCGAGATTTCTGACACGCTGGCAATTGCCGTTGAACATGCCGCGCGCGATGCGGGCAATGATGCGGCAAGCGAGCCGGTGGTTCTGCTGTCTCCTGCCTGCGCAAGCTTCGATCAGTTCCAGAATTTTGAAAAGCGTGGGGATGCGTTTCGCACCGCCGTGTTGTCGCTGCCCGGCGTCGTCTCAATTGGAGGGGAAAGCTAA
- the mraY gene encoding phospho-N-acetylmuramoyl-pentapeptide-transferase has protein sequence MLMMLTAFAEHMTPLNVFRYITFRTGGAMITSALIVFLFGPAIINSLRTRQGKGQPIRADGPQTHFKKAGTPTMGGLMIMTGILVSCFFWANLASVYVWVVLMVTVGFGAIGFYDDYLKVTKQSDKGFSGKARLGIEFLIAAIAAFIIMRAGQEPFSSSLTFPFVKQFVFNLGWFFIPFAAFVMVGAGNAVNLTDGLDGLAIVPVMVAAASFGFIAYLSGNAIFADYLQIHFVPGTGELAVVLGAVIGAGLGFLWFNAPPAAIFMGDTGSLALGGMLGTVAVATKHEIVLAIIGGLFVVEAMSVIIQVASFKMTGKRVFLMAPIHHHFEKKGWTESQVVIRFWIVAIILAMIGLSTLKLR, from the coding sequence ATGTTAATGATGCTTACCGCTTTTGCCGAACACATGACACCGTTGAATGTGTTTCGTTACATCACATTCCGAACCGGCGGAGCGATGATCACCTCGGCTTTGATCGTGTTCCTGTTTGGACCTGCGATCATCAATTCGTTGCGCACGCGGCAGGGCAAGGGCCAGCCGATCCGCGCCGATGGACCGCAGACCCATTTCAAGAAGGCTGGCACCCCCACAATGGGTGGGCTGATGATCATGACCGGCATTCTGGTGTCGTGTTTTTTCTGGGCCAATCTCGCAAGCGTCTATGTCTGGGTCGTGCTTATGGTGACGGTGGGTTTCGGTGCAATCGGCTTTTATGACGATTACCTTAAAGTCACCAAACAGTCTGATAAGGGCTTTTCAGGCAAGGCGCGACTTGGAATCGAGTTTCTGATTGCTGCCATTGCCGCCTTTATCATCATGCGGGCAGGGCAGGAGCCGTTCTCTTCATCGCTGACTTTCCCCTTTGTCAAACAGTTCGTGTTCAATCTCGGCTGGTTCTTCATTCCGTTCGCGGCATTCGTCATGGTCGGCGCGGGCAATGCGGTCAACCTGACTGATGGGCTTGACGGTCTGGCCATCGTGCCGGTGATGGTTGCGGCCGCCTCCTTCGGCTTCATCGCCTATCTTTCCGGTAATGCGATCTTTGCTGATTATCTGCAAATCCACTTTGTTCCGGGCACGGGCGAACTTGCCGTGGTCTTGGGCGCTGTGATCGGCGCTGGCCTTGGCTTCCTCTGGTTCAATGCGCCGCCCGCCGCGATTTTCATGGGCGATACCGGATCGCTGGCGCTGGGCGGTATGCTTGGCACTGTGGCTGTTGCTACAAAGCACGAAATCGTTCTGGCCATCATTGGCGGACTGTTCGTGGTTGAGGCGATGTCGGTCATCATTCAGGTCGCATCCTTCAAGATGACGGGCAAGCGCGTCTTCCTGATGGCACCGATCCATCATCACTTTGAAAAGAAGGGCTGGACGGAAAGTCAGGTGGTGATCCGCTTCTGGATCGTCGCGATTATTCTCGCCATGATCGGCCTTTCGACATTGAAGCTCAGGTAA
- a CDS encoding UDP-N-acetylmuramoylalanyl-D-glutamyl-2,6-diaminopimelate--D-alanyl-D-alanine ligase, with amino-acid sequence MSDRKMSTWLWTCDDMVEAMEGRPVGTFPVGITGISIDSRTLKPGEAFFAIKGDQFDGHDFATSAMAAGAGLLVVAEHRLPAFGNVKVPMIVVDDVLEALTKLGVASRARSKAQIIAVTGSVGKTTTKEALRHVLSEEGKVHASVASFNNHWGVPLTLARMPHDTDYGIFEIGMNHADEIRPLVKMVRPHIAMITLVAPAHLGHFANLEEIASAKAEIFEGIVPGGYALLNRDDKRFKQLEELATQAGVEHIVTFGENARSNYRLRDVKLHAACSCMTVKIGNDEALVKVGMPGRHIVQNMLAVLGAADLAGADVAKVTLAMATLSAEGGRGARHVLQHSDGGTFTLIDESYNANPTSMRASLALLQTTPPENAPRGQKGRRIAVLGDMLELGRQSGKLHADLARPIVDADVNALFIAGHEMSVLKNALPVEIHTEYRQSTEELLPLVVKAVRPGDVIMVKSSQGVGFAKIVKALTAKFPPVVAAE; translated from the coding sequence ATGAGCGACCGGAAAATGAGCACCTGGCTCTGGACTTGTGATGATATGGTGGAAGCGATGGAGGGAAGGCCGGTTGGCACGTTCCCCGTTGGCATTACCGGCATTTCCATCGACAGCCGTACGCTCAAACCCGGCGAAGCGTTTTTCGCGATCAAGGGTGATCAGTTCGATGGCCATGATTTTGCAACGTCGGCAATGGCGGCAGGGGCAGGGCTTCTGGTGGTGGCTGAACATCGCCTGCCTGCTTTCGGTAATGTCAAAGTGCCGATGATCGTCGTCGATGATGTGCTCGAAGCACTCACGAAACTGGGCGTAGCCTCGCGTGCGCGCTCAAAGGCGCAGATCATTGCGGTGACGGGTTCGGTCGGCAAGACGACGACCAAGGAAGCGTTGCGCCATGTGCTTTCTGAGGAAGGCAAGGTGCATGCCTCGGTGGCCTCGTTCAACAATCACTGGGGTGTGCCGCTGACGCTTGCACGGATGCCACATGACACCGATTACGGCATTTTCGAAATCGGTATGAACCATGCCGATGAAATCAGGCCGCTGGTGAAGATGGTGCGCCCGCATATTGCGATGATCACGCTGGTTGCACCTGCGCATCTCGGACATTTCGCTAATCTCGAGGAAATTGCCAGCGCCAAGGCAGAAATTTTTGAGGGCATCGTTCCGGGCGGTTACGCGTTGCTCAACCGCGATGATAAGCGTTTCAAGCAACTTGAAGAATTGGCCACACAAGCCGGTGTGGAACATATCGTAACATTTGGCGAGAATGCGCGTTCCAATTATCGACTGCGTGACGTCAAGCTTCATGCCGCCTGTTCCTGCATGACGGTGAAGATCGGCAATGACGAAGCGCTGGTCAAGGTAGGTATGCCGGGCCGCCATATCGTGCAGAACATGCTTGCCGTGTTGGGTGCCGCCGACCTTGCCGGGGCTGATGTCGCCAAGGTGACGCTTGCTATGGCAACACTTTCTGCGGAAGGGGGTCGCGGCGCGCGGCATGTGCTTCAGCATTCCGATGGCGGCACATTCACGCTGATCGATGAGAGCTATAACGCCAATCCGACCTCAATGCGGGCCTCGCTTGCGCTGTTGCAGACAACGCCACCGGAAAATGCGCCCAGAGGACAAAAGGGCCGCCGCATTGCGGTTTTGGGCGATATGCTGGAACTGGGTCGCCAGTCCGGCAAGCTGCATGCCGATCTGGCGCGACCGATTGTGGACGCGGACGTGAATGCACTTTTCATCGCGGGACATGAAATGTCAGTGCTCAAAAATGCCTTGCCGGTTGAAATTCACACCGAATACAGGCAGAGCACCGAAGAATTATTGCCGCTTGTCGTCAAGGCAGTCCGTCCGGGTGATGTCATCATGGTGAAATCATCGCAAGGAGTCGGGTTTGCCAAAATTGTCAAGGCGCTGACCGCCAAATTCCCGCCGGTTGTTGCGGCGGAATAG
- a CDS encoding UDP-N-acetylmuramoyl-L-alanyl-D-glutamate--2,6-diaminopimelate ligase, with amino-acid sequence MAMKLKEIALFKELASGNDGEVEITGVTSDSRKVERGFLFAALKGVKADGASFATDAIKRGASAVIAAKDAIIADAGVPVLYVEDPRHALATLAAQFYGQQPEIMVAVTGTSGKTSVASFTRQIWAYAGFPAANIGTTGVFSPTRSDYNSLTTPDPVELHRLLAELGREGVTHAAMEASSHGLDQRRLDGVKLTAGAFTNLGRDHMDYHATIEEYLGAKMRLFDTLLPKGAPAIIFADDQFSPQAIAAARAAGCDVKTVGRKGEFITVKRIEHGRFRQHVEVRIGDEIFEIELPLAGDFQVANALVSAGLAMVTGVPAAAAMRALERLKGAPGRLDLVGATEEGAPAYVDYAHKPEALENVLTSVRPFTTGRVIVVFGCGGDRDKGKRSIMGEIAARLADVAIVTDDNPRSEVPAQIRSEIMAAAPGATEIGDRREAIFTAVSMMMPGDTLVVAGKGHEEGQIVGDLTLPFSDHAEVAAALAARLEEHKA; translated from the coding sequence ATTGCCATGAAACTGAAGGAAATCGCTCTTTTCAAGGAACTGGCCTCCGGCAATGACGGCGAGGTGGAAATCACCGGCGTGACTTCGGATTCCCGCAAGGTCGAGCGCGGTTTTCTTTTTGCGGCACTCAAAGGCGTCAAAGCCGATGGTGCGTCTTTTGCAACTGATGCGATCAAGCGCGGCGCGAGTGCCGTCATTGCTGCCAAGGACGCGATCATTGCCGATGCAGGCGTTCCCGTTTTGTATGTGGAAGACCCTCGCCATGCGCTGGCCACGCTCGCAGCTCAGTTCTATGGACAGCAGCCTGAAATCATGGTGGCCGTGACAGGCACCAGCGGCAAGACTTCGGTCGCCTCCTTCACGCGCCAGATCTGGGCCTATGCGGGTTTTCCCGCTGCCAATATCGGCACGACGGGTGTGTTTTCACCGACCCGCAGCGATTATAATTCGCTGACTACGCCTGATCCGGTCGAGCTGCATCGCCTTCTCGCCGAGCTTGGCCGTGAGGGTGTCACGCATGCCGCCATGGAAGCCTCCTCGCACGGGCTCGACCAGCGCCGCCTTGATGGCGTGAAACTGACTGCGGGCGCTTTCACCAATCTGGGCCGCGATCACATGGATTACCATGCGACGATCGAGGAATACCTTGGTGCAAAAATGCGCCTTTTCGATACACTTTTGCCCAAGGGTGCGCCCGCGATCATTTTTGCCGACGACCAGTTTTCGCCGCAGGCGATTGCAGCAGCTCGTGCCGCTGGCTGCGATGTGAAGACTGTGGGTCGCAAAGGCGAGTTCATTACCGTCAAGCGCATCGAGCATGGGCGTTTTCGCCAGCACGTCGAAGTGCGCATCGGTGACGAGATTTTTGAAATCGAATTGCCGTTGGCCGGTGATTTTCAGGTTGCCAATGCGCTTGTTTCGGCAGGGCTTGCCATGGTGACAGGCGTGCCTGCGGCAGCAGCCATGCGCGCGCTTGAACGCCTTAAGGGCGCACCGGGGCGGCTTGATCTGGTCGGCGCCACGGAAGAGGGTGCGCCCGCCTACGTCGATTATGCGCATAAGCCAGAAGCGCTTGAAAATGTTCTCACATCCGTGCGTCCGTTTACCACGGGCCGGGTAATCGTGGTGTTCGGCTGCGGCGGAGATCGAGACAAGGGCAAGCGTTCGATCATGGGTGAAATTGCAGCCCGTCTTGCCGATGTCGCTATCGTCACCGATGACAATCCGCGTTCGGAAGTGCCCGCACAGATCCGGTCTGAAATCATGGCGGCAGCCCCAGGCGCTACCGAAATCGGTGATCGCCGGGAAGCCATCTTTACCGCCGTTTCCATGATGATGCCGGGCGATACGCTGGTGGTTGCGGGCAAGGGCCATGAGGAAGGCCAGATCGTTGGTGATCTCACATTGCCATTCTCTGATCATGCCGAGGTCGCAGCTGCCCTTGCGGCGCGTCTTGAGGAGCATAAGGCATGA
- a CDS encoding penicillin-binding protein 2, with product MFGRSIKGKQVAAGEPGDKIAFVGLRKKNGNRARNRLWMAIVCFVGIYGVIGGKLVYFGWIGGEDEETSGPAVQQLASRPDILDRNGEILATDINTASLYAEPRKIVDPDETIEMLSTVLPDLDWEATYRRLKSGAGFVWIKRGLTPRQQSQIMALGVPGIGFRTEKRRFYPGGPTASHILGLVNVDNQGIAGMEKYIDSLGLTDLRSVGLATGQSLQPVRLAIDIRVQHIMRDVLVKAMERYRAIAAGAVVLNVKTGEVVAMASVPDFDPNNPVHALDKDRLNRMTAGTYEMGSTIKTFTTAMALDSGKFGLQSKFDASRPLVFGRQTIRDFHGKGRVLTLAEVFIYSSNIGSGREADAVGIEGHRAFLKKMGLLDRMHTELPEVARPVEPRVWKKVHSMTISFGHGMMTTPLQTAVGAAALMNGGKLIDPTFLARTQAEAAQVAKQVVHPQVSADMRYLYRLNATVQGGSGRRATVPGYRVGGKTGTAEKVVNGRYSKDVRFNAFLASFPIDDPTYVVLTIIDEPKPEEGKFSATAGLNAAPMVSEIISRSASFLGVRPDFELDAMPATVANLAKTPDFKQESSPAMVSNEYD from the coding sequence ATATTCGGACGCTCCATTAAAGGAAAACAGGTTGCTGCGGGAGAGCCGGGCGACAAAATCGCTTTTGTGGGTCTGCGCAAGAAAAACGGTAACCGCGCGCGCAATCGCCTGTGGATGGCGATTGTCTGCTTTGTCGGCATTTACGGTGTGATCGGTGGCAAGCTCGTCTATTTCGGCTGGATTGGCGGCGAGGACGAAGAGACATCAGGGCCTGCAGTGCAGCAGCTTGCTTCGCGCCCTGATATTCTTGATCGTAATGGCGAAATCCTTGCGACCGACATCAATACCGCGTCACTTTATGCCGAACCGCGCAAAATTGTAGATCCCGACGAAACCATTGAAATGCTTTCGACCGTGCTGCCTGATCTGGATTGGGAGGCAACCTACAGGCGTCTTAAAAGCGGTGCGGGATTTGTCTGGATCAAGCGAGGCCTTACACCGCGCCAGCAGAGCCAGATCATGGCGCTGGGTGTGCCGGGCATTGGTTTCCGGACCGAAAAGCGCCGCTTCTATCCTGGCGGCCCGACCGCATCGCATATTCTCGGTCTCGTCAATGTCGATAATCAGGGCATTGCGGGCATGGAGAAGTATATCGATTCGCTAGGCTTGACTGATCTGCGGTCCGTTGGGCTTGCCACGGGGCAATCACTTCAACCGGTGCGCCTGGCAATCGATATTCGCGTGCAGCACATTATGCGCGATGTACTTGTGAAGGCGATGGAGCGTTACCGCGCGATCGCTGCTGGCGCTGTTGTGCTGAATGTGAAAACCGGCGAAGTCGTAGCCATGGCTTCGGTGCCTGACTTTGACCCGAACAATCCGGTGCATGCGCTCGACAAGGACCGTCTGAACCGGATGACGGCAGGCACCTATGAAATGGGCTCGACCATCAAAACCTTCACGACCGCCATGGCACTCGATTCGGGCAAGTTCGGTCTGCAATCGAAATTCGACGCTTCGCGCCCGCTGGTGTTCGGTCGACAGACCATTCGTGACTTTCACGGCAAGGGCCGTGTACTGACATTGGCGGAAGTCTTTATCTATTCCTCCAATATCGGTTCGGGTCGCGAGGCTGATGCTGTCGGTATCGAAGGCCACCGCGCTTTCCTCAAAAAGATGGGTCTTCTGGACCGCATGCACACAGAACTGCCGGAAGTGGCACGTCCCGTTGAGCCACGTGTCTGGAAAAAGGTGCATTCCATGACCATTTCGTTCGGCCATGGCATGATGACGACGCCGTTGCAGACGGCGGTCGGTGCGGCAGCACTGATGAATGGCGGCAAGCTCATCGATCCGACATTCCTTGCCCGCACTCAAGCCGAAGCCGCGCAAGTGGCAAAGCAGGTCGTTCACCCCCAGGTTTCAGCGGATATGCGCTATCTTTATCGCTTGAACGCGACCGTGCAGGGGGGCTCGGGCAGGCGCGCAACCGTTCCCGGCTACCGCGTCGGTGGCAAGACTGGAACGGCGGAAAAGGTTGTAAACGGCCGCTATTCCAAGGATGTACGCTTCAATGCCTTTCTGGCTTCTTTTCCGATTGACGATCCGACATATGTGGTGCTGACCATCATCGATGAACCCAAGCCCGAAGAAGGCAAGTTCAGCGCTACTGCTGGTCTCAACGCTGCCCCCATGGTTTCGGAAATCATCAGCCGCTCGGCGTCATTCCTTGGTGTGAGGCCTGATTTTGAACTCGATGCCATGCCAGCAACTGTGGCAAATCTTGCAAAAACGCCCGATTTTAAACAGGAATCATCGCCAGCAATGGTTTCCAACGAATACGACTGA
- the rsmH gene encoding 16S rRNA (cytosine(1402)-N(4))-methyltransferase RsmH, with amino-acid sequence MMESPGGETSQAEGAEIRHIPVLMAEVIDALKPLAGMVIVDGTFGAGGYTRHILDYGAEVIAIDRDPTAIVAGRAIEQQFPGRLTLVEGRFSALDEAIASVKGEGQKVDGIVLDIGVSSMQIDEAERGFSFQKDGPLDMRMSAQGPSAADVVNRFKMGDLARIFNFLGEERQAGRIARMIEKRREAQPFMRTLDLANAIEALVGRHPKDRIHPATRVFQALRVYVNDELGELARALLAAERVLKPGGRLVVVTFHSLEDRMVKRFFADRAGGQSGSRHLPQTHIRHASFTPAVKGAVGPGAEEETRNPRARSAKLRAGLRTENPPLEDDLTLFGLPKLPDTHELTRS; translated from the coding sequence ATGATGGAGAGCCCCGGCGGAGAAACATCTCAAGCCGAAGGGGCTGAAATCCGTCATATCCCGGTGCTGATGGCTGAGGTGATTGATGCGCTCAAGCCTCTGGCGGGTATGGTCATTGTTGATGGAACGTTCGGTGCGGGCGGTTATACGCGGCATATTCTGGACTATGGTGCTGAAGTAATCGCGATTGATCGCGATCCGACGGCGATTGTTGCAGGCCGGGCGATAGAACAGCAGTTTCCGGGGCGGCTTACGCTGGTGGAGGGCCGGTTTTCGGCACTTGATGAAGCAATTGCAAGTGTAAAGGGAGAGGGCCAGAAGGTGGACGGCATTGTGCTTGATATCGGTGTTTCCTCGATGCAAATCGATGAAGCCGAGCGCGGCTTTTCCTTCCAGAAGGACGGTCCGCTCGATATGCGCATGTCCGCACAAGGCCCAAGTGCTGCCGATGTTGTCAACCGCTTCAAAATGGGTGATCTGGCGCGCATCTTCAATTTTTTAGGCGAGGAACGGCAGGCTGGGCGTATTGCGCGTATGATCGAAAAGCGCCGTGAGGCACAGCCTTTCATGCGCACGCTTGATCTTGCCAATGCCATTGAAGCGCTGGTTGGGCGTCACCCCAAGGATCGTATCCATCCGGCAACGCGGGTTTTTCAGGCCCTGCGCGTCTATGTAAATGATGAACTGGGGGAACTTGCGCGTGCGCTTCTTGCGGCCGAACGGGTGCTCAAACCTGGCGGACGATTGGTCGTCGTCACATTCCATTCGCTGGAAGACCGCATGGTCAAACGCTTCTTTGCCGATCGTGCTGGTGGGCAGTCAGGGTCGCGGCATTTGCCGCAAACCCATATCCGCCATGCAAGCTTTACGCCTGCGGTCAAGGGAGCGGTGGGACCGGGTGCCGAAGAAGAGACCCGCAATCCGCGTGCGCGTTCAGCAAAACTGCGTGCGGGATTGCGAACGGAAAATCCGCCCCTTGAAGATGATTTGACGCTGTTCGGTTTGCCAAAGCTGCCCGATACGCATGAACTGACCCGGAGTTGA
- a CDS encoding Nramp family divalent metal transporter — protein sequence MSDVHRSITVSRTGSRFRRAMAFFGPGYLVAVGYMDPGNWATSLAGGSRFGYTLLSVVLISNVMAVLLQALCARLAIATGRDLAQACRDAYHPVLAWPLWILAELAICATDLAEVIGTAIGLNLLFGIPLELGVIITAADVLLVLYLQNKGFRRVEALIITLLGVIALCFLIQILMAEPHWGDVIRGFAPTVDIIRNPDMLYIALGIIGATVMPHNLYLHSGIVQTRDYGHTTPEKREAIRYATLDSTIALTFALLVNASILILAAASFHTTGNVGVEDLDKAHALLNPLLGSALAPTLFAIALLCCGLNSTITATMAGQIVMEGFINIRLKPWLRRAITRVIAIVPAAVVTILYGSQGTTELLILSQVVLSLQLPFAVIPLVIFTAEKKKMGSLVAPRWITVLAAITAVIIVVLNLKLIYDFFIGVPI from the coding sequence ATGTCCGACGTGCATCGTTCCATAACGGTTAGCCGGACGGGTTCGCGTTTCCGGCGTGCGATGGCATTTTTCGGTCCGGGCTATCTGGTTGCAGTTGGCTATATGGACCCCGGCAACTGGGCCACGTCACTGGCGGGCGGTTCTCGCTTCGGCTACACGCTGTTATCCGTTGTGCTGATCTCCAATGTCATGGCTGTTCTGTTGCAGGCGCTTTGCGCGCGTTTGGCAATCGCCACCGGCCGCGATCTGGCGCAGGCTTGCCGCGATGCCTACCACCCTGTGCTCGCCTGGCCACTGTGGATTCTGGCGGAACTTGCCATTTGCGCAACAGACCTTGCCGAAGTCATCGGCACAGCCATCGGCCTCAATCTTCTTTTTGGCATTCCACTGGAACTGGGCGTCATCATCACTGCAGCCGACGTGCTCTTGGTGCTTTATCTGCAAAACAAGGGGTTCAGGCGCGTCGAAGCGCTGATCATCACGCTTCTCGGCGTCATTGCGCTTTGCTTCCTGATCCAGATTTTGATGGCTGAGCCGCATTGGGGCGATGTCATTCGCGGATTCGCCCCGACCGTCGATATCATCCGCAACCCGGATATGCTTTATATCGCACTTGGCATCATCGGCGCGACCGTGATGCCGCACAATCTTTATCTGCATTCAGGCATCGTACAGACCCGTGACTATGGGCATACGACACCCGAAAAGCGCGAGGCCATCCGCTATGCGACCCTTGATTCCACCATCGCGCTGACCTTTGCGCTTTTAGTCAACGCCTCGATCCTCATTCTGGCCGCAGCAAGTTTTCACACCACAGGCAATGTTGGCGTTGAAGACCTCGACAAGGCGCATGCGCTGCTCAATCCGCTGCTCGGATCGGCCCTTGCGCCCACGCTTTTTGCCATAGCCCTTTTATGCTGCGGTCTGAATTCGACGATTACCGCCACCATGGCCGGACAGATCGTCATGGAAGGCTTTATCAATATAAGGCTCAAGCCTTGGCTGCGCCGCGCCATCACGCGCGTCATCGCAATCGTTCCTGCGGCAGTCGTCACCATTCTTTACGGCTCGCAAGGCACGACCGAACTGCTGATCCTCTCGCAGGTGGTTTTAAGCCTGCAACTGCCCTTCGCAGTCATTCCCCTCGTCATCTTCACGGCTGAAAAAAAGAAGATGGGATCGTTGGTCGCGCCACGCTGGATCACGGTTCTCGCCGCAATTACCGCCGTCATTATCGTCGTTTTGAATTTAAAACTCATCTACGACTTTTTCATCGGCGTGCCGATCTGA